Genomic segment of Malus domestica chromosome 15, GDT2T_hap1:
aagcttccagttaggaactgattgcttggaactccttgcctgattacttacttggcattgctctcgagtactcatattcaacatcttatgcttccagaaaagataccacatctgcctgaggaacatatagggcaagtgagaaggatacaaggaagcatgtggagacaagcgcaacagaacacgtgccgattcatctattactttgtcaacatcaaaagtatcccatatcatcaaggtcgaacgcactcttgatttgatggacttgttttgattttcaaattcttgagtcggcatTATACTCTtgaggaaactagaaaaacctccagcccagttcaggaataagcctatggaaagttacttcttcaaaagcaaaagtatctcatatcatcttttctccatgtccttttctttgtccttgttgatGTCTATAGaataaggagaaggagaacaatcagccggaacacGAGATCAAACTTTCGATCTAAGACTAATTGCTTactttgtctgtcacctctttcggcataTCTCCTCgctcagagacttgggggactcttactatagggtttgtatcgcgcttgaccaagcccgaaactacaagtaagcttcaagtgaaattgatacattaccttgtgcatctccatcagttaaagataccacccctggatggaggaaaagtacttctagagaagatgccacatctacttatgagacagataaggcaagtgaaaacgataccacactttagtacttagaagtttcgtgattactcaatggcttggatcttgcaagtccttaACCGAgtagcttccctcactcggaaacttagggaagcactgtttgtaccatacttgaccaatcccgaaattaccaagcaccggtcaatgttataccatcaaggacccagaagagtttcccttcaaccaggaggccaatcacaacgcaacACGTGTTAACACcaaaaggccaatcacaacatgacatgtgtcaaggccagaacaaagctagaaactctcttctataaaaggagatcattctcccacaataatccttaatgtcatttgtattaaatcatttactagtactcactacaggagagcttgaacctatgtacttgtgtaaacccttcacaattaatgagaactcctctactctgtggacgtagccaatttgggtgaaccatgtacatcttgtgtttgcttccttagctctatccatttacatacttatccacactagtgaccggagcaatctagtgaaggtcacaaacttgacactttctattgtaccaaagtcctcactgattttgtgtatcaatAAACTTTATATGTTTACCGTGGATAAAAATCATCAtcatttaaacattaaaagttCGATGATGATAAACGACCaacataaaatattaaattgTATCAGTATCAACACAAAAGTGGTTTAAAtgacaaaagaaagaaagaattaaAGACAAAATATCCCTCTGCGCATACATTTTCATAAAATTCCAATAGAGATGTAGAGCCAATATAAAACATCCAAgataaacaaaccaaaatacCAAAACAGTGTCAGCCATGATATATATAGAATAGAAGTATTATACAAACAAACCAACAAGCAAGAAGGGCACGGAAGTGTTCATAATATTATTACTTTCAGGCCATAGATTCTTGTGTTAGtgttatcattaaataaaacaTCCCAGatatatttatgcatatgtttttagaggtaatCCAAGTGCCTAAAGATCATCACTAAAAAAACACTTTAGAACATAAGCAGTTAAGTCTCTGaggaatatatataaaattataagtGACCTTAATATAAAACTTAGTGGCGATTAATCATCTCTCGGATCACGATCAAGCAAGGCGGAGATCATGTAGATGAGTGATGGAGGAGCCGAGCGAACTTCCTCTGTGGTGGTGGAGGTTAGGGTGGTGGAGCTGGTCGGAGTTGCGGTGGAGCTGGAAAGTGTACAAGTTATTTGCCCCATTTGCCAACACAAGTGCAGATTCATAGTCTCCCTCATTGTCCACATAACAATATTGTGGATTCTCACTGGCAGCTTCCTGGTCAAACTCCAAATTTAACAAACATGTTATCAGATATCATTAAAAAAAGATAATAATTAAAGGAATTCATTAGAAATTGAATTGATTTTAGAATgcttgattatatatatatatatgcttacaTAGCCATGCAGCATGTTTCCTCTTCTTTCCTCCAAGTTCTTAACCTGCAGTGGtggaattaaattaaatttcaagaaTAGTACTAGAAGATTACAAATATTAACTTATGATCCAGTACATATTTCTAATGATATAATTACCTTCTTCTTGGTGGTCTCCGTTTGAGTTTTGATCACATGGTACTGTAAAAATGCAACAAATGTCATTGCCAAATCCATCATCAGTACCAATAACCGCAGACAAACTTCAAGAAGCTCAAATCAAGTTCTTGTGTTGCATTTCtaaaaggatagggagaaagcctTCGGAATGTGAGAATTGAGATGCATATGAAGGTATGATGTTTGGTTCAATTTGATTTCTTATATGCCGAGATTATAAGTCTAGGGTTTTAAACTTGGGTTTGTTTTCTAATATAAATAAGTGGCAGGAGGCCAAAGCAACTTAATTAGTTAGCAATGATCAAAAGGAATCGGGTACGGCTCATTTTATCATCATGGATAATCAGATGTAAAAATTCAAAAGGTTCCTCCAAATTTTATGAGAGATAATTTCAAGTGCCGGATGTTTAAGCAATAATCCAtatgttataatataagtggagaaaattatatatttttttgtgtttCTCCACTTGCATTATAATACGCAAAGTACCCATTTAATATTGGGTACTTCGAAATTTTTCTCAAATTCTACGAGTCTTTTGTCTTTCTAGACCCAATTTGACTAGATCATCGATTGTAACAGTTTTCTCACGATTATTCAGTAAGATCCCGCCACACctagaaattaaaatttttctcatttttaatcgaaatctcaaatttcaaggtgttttcataCTGATGACAGATTATCAAGGCTTGTCTGCGAGGGATTACAAAATTCTACATGTCTAAAAAATTGTTTATTATATGAAATTCctcgaaataaatgtttatcatgaagatcaaaagtaaaataaataaatgtttgtcATGAAAAATTGTTATCCTATATTTTATGAAATtctacaaaatttgtttattattaTGAAATTCATCAAGACTTAATATGGACTAAATTTCTGAAACCCTGAGATGAGATGAATTTTACAGATCTATATCCAGGCAACACGTTTTggaatttataattattttttgataccaaaaactaaaactaaatagaAACGAAAAATCCGACCTTTCTTTCACGTATGGCATCTAAGGAAGATTGCATCTTATCCTCAAGAGAACGGAGATCGTCATAGCTCAGACCATTTAGATCATGGCCCAACCTCTGCCTGTTAAGTTTACATATTAATTTATACATGTATTGCTCTAATCCTGTAATAatcatatatataacatatattcCTCTCAGaaacaaattgaattttttttggttttcccAATTAATTAGCTTGAATAATAGATGTTACCTGATCTCTCTCCTCAGCTTATTGTTGATCTCTTTCAACTTCCACAAGGTGTCTTTCATAGACTGCAACCACCAAAGAACCAATTAATTAAccagaaacaaaaacactaaaaaacttccaagaaaaaaaataaacaaataaaattagtGGAGAGTATATCCTTCATTATAATTAACCTCGTAGTGTGTCCTCCATAGATCGATCCCCATAGTTTTCTGATAGTCATCATACATACTCTTGGTCCTATTACATCAAATTTTAAGTAGacattgcaaaaaaaaaaaaggaggaaattaattacaaaaaaatagagaaattaatGAAATAATAATAGGGTTTGATGAGAGAAGGACGTACGTAGTGGTAGGGCTGATATACTCGTGCATTTTACTAGTGTTGGAGAGCATGATGAGGGAGACCTTGGCATCACAGAGAACGGTGAGCTCCTGAGCCTTCTTGAAGATCCCATTTCTTCTCTTGGAGTAGGTCACCTGCCTGTTGGTCTGGTTTTCGATCAGCTTGATCTCAATCTTTCCACGACCCATaatctctctctcaattttcttACTTTTTTCTAGTAATTTTCAGATCTTGTTTTAGTTGATATATCAAAGAAATGGGAAGAGGGTTGGTTGTATATATAATGGAAGTCATGTGATGGATGAAGAAATGGAGAGGAAAGCAGAAAGGTTTCTATATCGGGAAAGTGAGATGAAAAGTTAAGTTGTAGTCTAACCAGGAATGTCTGCTTCTTAAACTGCTCACTTCtaagctttatatatatatatatgatatatctagTTTAGTCTTGTAGGCTTGTAGGCTtgtagctagctagctagggcCTAGAGCTTGTTAGTTGCTAGGTTAAAAGTTAGTTCTGAATGACTGAATCTACTGATGATAGCGTGTGATGCAGCTATAGTGCGTAGGGTTTCGATGCTTATGACCACGACAGTACAGGAACACAAACACACGAGTTCTGTTCAGCGTGCTAGTTGAGTTAGCAGTTTCATAATATCATTTTAGAGCAACTCCAACTCTTAGAGCGATAATTGTCCAAGCTATTAGGCAATTGGCAATTATTGCTTTAGATCAGTTCCACCCTTAAAAAACATACGCTAGCATCAGTGAACAGTGATATATCACAATGAACAGTGTTAGGCCAAATGCATCTTCATTCTTAAAAAAATGCGTTGGcacaaagtttaaaaaatacGCTGGCACAAACGATTTCCATCCCTACAAAATGCGCTAGTACCCAAcctatttaaaatattttaaattttttataaaagaataaataaataaaatagttttaattttagataggatttttaaccaatctcgtcacgcTATGTGTCATTAttcgaacgtactattttgtgaatagatttccgctaagattttcaaccaatcccgacgtgccacgtgtcactatcttttacaataatttaaccAAGAttacgataagattttcaaccaatcttgtCACGCCACTTGTCATTATTTGAAtatactattttgtggatagatttccgataagattttcaaccaatctctatgcgccacgtgtcactatctgtttacaataatttagccaagattatgataagattttcaaccaatcttgttacgccacgtgtcattatccgaacgtactattttgtagatagatttccgataagaatttcaaccaatcccgacgCGCCATGTGTTACTTcatgtttacaataatttagctaagatttcgataagattttcaactaATCACGTATTGCCACATGGCATTGTCCAGAacctcatcttttttttttccatataaaccctacattcccttcatccatcctcacaccaaactcaatccttttttttagctcagaatccttcttcatcgttttcaaatcttaagttcttacaatgtcttcaaGGAGAGTGTATAAACAGTTTGAGGAGCAACATAAAAGATTGTTGGCATAACAGGAAGAATTGGTCAATCTTGAGGagggtggaggtggagatgaggctttcgcaatggaggaggatgaggatgatgacCATAGAACGCAGAGGGCCTCACATTTCCACCGTGTCATGGAAGCTGTGGGTCAGATTGGCAAACTCGGACATGCCGCAAACTtcgatagaaaaagggaaagacgaggtaaagatctcttggaagattattttattcccaacaGCGTATTCCTGATCATGTTTTTAGACATCATTTTAGAATGCAACAaagtttgtttgacaaaatcatgagtgctatttgcatccatgatccatactttgtgcaaaaggaggatgcttttcatgttctaggtcttcttcctgagcaaaaaattatgGCTGCCTTGagaatgcttgcatatggagcatctgcataTTAAGTGGATGAGATCGCGAAGATGGGAAAAACAATTGTTCTGGAGTCCCTGATGCAACTTTGCAATTGAAGCCTTCTACACTAATGAGTACTTTCGGAAGCCCTCGCCAAGGGGCATGCGAAGGCTTTtgaggaagggtgagatgcaagacttccctggcatgattggaagcatcgactgcaTGCACTAGACTTGGATAAActatccaagtgcatggcaaagaGCTTATGGTGATATAAAAGGAgacaaaagtatcattttggaagcggtggcttcatttgatatatggatttggcatgctttttttggtgttccaggagctcaGAATGACCTAAATGTCCTTGCTCAATCTCCAGTGTTCGATGAAGTACTGCAAGGAAAATCACCGAGGTGCACATATTGGATTAATGgtcattgtttgtaccatatttgaccaatcctgaaactaccgagcaccggtcaacgttatactgtcaaggacccagaagagtttccttccaaccaggaggccaatcacagcgtgacacgtgtcgacatcagaaaccaatcatagcgcgacacatgttaatatcagaagccaatcacaacacgacacgtgtcaatgtcagaacaaagctataaactctcttctataaaaggagat
This window contains:
- the LOC103428066 gene encoding agamous-like MADS-box protein TM6 isoform X2, translating into MGRGKIEIKLIENQTNRQVTYSKRRNGIFKKAQELTVLCDAKVSLIMLSNTSKMHEYISPTTTTKSMYDDYQKTMGIDLWRTHYESMKDTLWKLKEINNKLRREIRQRLGHDLNGLSYDDLRSLEDKMQSSLDAIRERKYHVIKTQTETTKKKVKNLEERRGNMLHGYEAASENPQYCYVDNEGDYESALVLANGANNLYTFQLHRNSDQLHHPNLHHHRGSSLGSSITHLHDLRLA
- the LOC103428066 gene encoding agamous-like MADS-box protein TM6 isoform X1, which codes for MGRGKIEIKLIENQTNRQVTYSKRRNGIFKKAQELTVLCDAKVSLIMLSNTSKMHEYISPTTTTKSMYDDYQKTMGIDLWRTHYESMKDTLWKLKEINNKLRREIRQRLGHDLNGLSYDDLRSLEDKMQSSLDAIRERKYHVIKTQTETTKKKVKNLEERRGNMLHGYFDQEAASENPQYCYVDNEGDYESALVLANGANNLYTFQLHRNSDQLHHPNLHHHRGSSLGSSITHLHDLRLA